The genomic segment CTCCAAGATACAGTAACATGGACCAAGTAAACTGCTCACCTAAAACAACCAAAATTTTGGATAAAACATATGAAACCATTTTCAAGACATTGAAccacaggcaacaaaagaaagtgataacaaagaaatggaaaataaatgagatCAGCCCTACGATCGCCTAGCTTACTGCCTTGAGAGTTTACAGGCTATAGCACAGGGAGATGAAAATGGTGTGGAACGTGGTGGACTCCCTGAACGAGGGCTAGGAGTCTGAGGAGACCaggaaggctacagttcacagaccgccagagaggagagagtgggagaaCGTGAAGACTTGCAAGGGTCCCGTACGAATATTCAGCAGAGTACAGGTGAACGTACACATCTGAGGACATGTCCTGAGGCCAGGGACAGTACCTACTTCCATCAGCCAGGACGGAAAACCTCACAACTCAGAAAGCATTAGGTAGAATATCTAAAAGGGATTTTCATCAGTGGTGAGGAATAAACAGTCCAAGACTAAACATTGTTCAAGTCCCACCTAACAAATCTAGCTAAAAAGTACAACTTAAAATTATCAGAAATAGATTCGTGTTGGCCGTCTGGCTCCGCAGGGCAGGGGGCAACTTTACTGGTTTGGGGtggtttttagtttaatttttcttttctagctTGGCATCGCGGGCCAGTTCGTAATTCTAATCGGCTGAGGCCATGTCAGGAGACGGAGCCACGGAACAGGCAGCTGAGTATGTCCCAGAGAAGGTGAAGAAAGccgaaaagaaattagaagagaaTCCTTATGACCTTGACGCTTGGAGCATTCTCATTCGAGAGGCACAGAATCAACCTATAGACAAAGCACGGAAGACTTATGAACGCCTTGTTGCCCAGTTCCCCAGTTCTGGCAGATTCTGGAAACTGTACATTGAAGCAgaggttaatattttattttattttttcttatatagcATTTGATGGGAATTGCAACATACACTGTAgtgatagaaaacaaattaggaACATAGATAGCACAAGTAGGACAAGGAGGATTTAAAATGTCTTCTgcctttattttgtaaaataggtATGAAGgagtaattaaaatgaatttttgaaaTTTGGGTCTTTACAAGCTGATGATTGTTGCATTTTGGAGTTGCAACATTAAAACAGTTTCaatggtaaaaacaaaacaaaacaaaaaaaaaccacaaaaaaaaaaccaaaaaaaaattatcagaaataaagatcagagtggaaatcagtgaaacagaaaatagataaacaataaagagaaatcaatggaaaaaagcttgttattttcaaaaaaattcataAATCATTTGCCAGGCCGACCGGGGAAACCAgggtaaagaaataaattatcaaCACCAGGAATTAAAGAGGCAACATTATTACAGATTCTATtcatattaaaaagataataagggGATATTATGAATACTTTATGTCAATAAATTCAACCACTTGCATGAAATGGAAAAGTTCTGTGTAAGACACAGATTATGAATGCCtatataagaagaaaagaaaaggcagaggaaccagagatcaaattgccaacattcgttggattatagagaaagcaagggaatttcagaaaaacatctacttttgcttcattgactacactaaagcctctgactgtgtggatcacaacaaattttggaaaatcttaaagacatggaaatactagaccaccttgtctcctgagaaacctgtatgcaggtcaagaagcaacagttagaactggacatggaacaatggactggttcaaaattgggaaaggagtacgtcaaggctgtatattgttaccctgcttatttaatttgtatgcagagtacatcatgtgaattgccaggctggatgaatcacaaactggaatcaagattgctgggagaagacatgcagatggtatcactctaatggcagaaagtgaagaggaactaaagagtctcttgatgagggtgaaagaggagagtgaaaaaactggcttaaaactcagcatgcaaaaaactaagatcatggcatccagtcccatcacttcatggcaaatagaaagggaaaaagtggaagcagtgacagattttatctttttgggctccaaaatcactgtggatggtgactgcagtcatgaaattaaaagatgtttgcttcttagaagaaaagctatgacaaacctagacagtgtattaaaaagcagagatatcactttgctgataaaggtccacacagtcaaagctatggtttttccagtagtcatgtatggatgtaagagttgagtTGGACCATATGGAAGGATGAGCACCAtagaactgatgcatttgaattgtggtgctgcaactcttgagagtcccttggactgcaaggagatcaaaccagtcaatcctaagggatatcaaccctgaatattcattggaaggactggtgttgtagctgaagctccaataccttggccacttgatgtgaagagcctactcactggaaaagatattgatgctgggaaagactgagggcaggagaagagggcaacagaagatgagatggttggatagcatcactgactcaaaggacatgagtgtgaacaaactctaggagacagggaaggacagggaagcctggagtgttgcagtccatgcattcgcaaagagttggacgtgacttagcaactaaacaacaacagtataaGAAATATATAACCTTAATGGCCATACTTGCATTAGACTCATTGAACTTGTAGTTAAAAATCTTCTACTCCAGGCCCTGATAGCTTTACTAGTAAGTCTACTCAACATCTGAGTTACATCAGCAAAAACAGTGGTGGAAGGACTTCTGAAAAATTTCTCCTTCAAATAAGCTatgggaaaactggaaaaaatggttttttaaaat from the Bos taurus isolate L1 Dominette 01449 registration number 42190680 breed Hereford chromosome 9, ARS-UCD2.0, whole genome shotgun sequence genome contains:
- the LOC101905977 gene encoding cleavage stimulation factor subunit 3-like, yielding MSGDGATEQAAEYVPEKVKKAEKKLEENPYDLDAWSILIREAQNQPIDKARKTYERLVAQFPSSGRFWKLYIEAEVNILFYFFLYSI